A single region of the Xenopus laevis strain J_2021 chromosome 4L, Xenopus_laevis_v10.1, whole genome shotgun sequence genome encodes:
- the polr2l.1.L gene encoding DNA-directed RNA polymerases I, II, and III subunit RPABC5: MIIPVRCFTCGKIVGNKWEAYLGLLQAEYTEGDALDALGLKRYCCRRMLLAHVDLIEKLLNYAPLEK, translated from the exons ATGATCATCCCGGTCAGATGCTTTACATGTGGGAAGATTGTAGGCAATAAATGGGAGGCTTACCTTGGCCTTTTACAGGCTGAATATACAGAAGG TGATGCTCTGGATGCCTTGGGCCTGAAAAGGTACTGCTGTCGTCGGATGCTCCTCGCTCACGTCGACTTGATTGAGAAACTGTTAAACTACGCCCCTTTGGAGAAATGA